The following coding sequences are from one Streptomyces angustmyceticus window:
- a CDS encoding Gfo/Idh/MocA family protein: MNEAPSQNHDPDEAGPSRRSVLWTAGAAGAGLGLGGLATGQAAAAAPASADSAAAAGAAPGTRATTMIGVPFERRGTVRVGIIGLGNRGGSMIDLFLAMPGVRVVALCDPVKDKTAKAAKKVTAAGQPAPAVYTNGDHDFENLCKRGDIDFVYAATPWDWHFEMAKTAMLNGKHVGVECPLALRLDQLWELVHLSERTRRHCMQLENCCYGRNEMRVLRMAHAGLFGELLHGAGAYIHDLRGLMFDPKYYEGPWRRLWHTRLRGDLYPNHGFGPVANYMDLNRGDRAVRISSVGTPALGLAAYRKDHMPAGDPSWKESYIGSDRTISLVQTAKGRVIRLEHDVSTPHPYSRINSLGGTKGLFEDYPERIYLEPDQNNDEWGDFTKYAEWDHWLWKEHANPPGGHGGMDYMLVFRLTQCMRLGLVPDFDVYDAATWTAPVPLSDLSLKANGAPQEIPDFTRGLWKKARPGMDSAKPEE, translated from the coding sequence ATGAACGAGGCACCTTCGCAGAACCACGACCCCGACGAGGCGGGCCCGAGCCGCCGTTCGGTCCTGTGGACCGCCGGAGCGGCGGGCGCCGGGCTGGGGCTCGGCGGCCTGGCCACCGGGCAGGCCGCGGCCGCCGCACCCGCGTCGGCGGACTCCGCGGCGGCCGCCGGCGCCGCCCCGGGCACCCGCGCCACCACCATGATCGGGGTGCCGTTCGAGCGGCGCGGCACCGTACGCGTCGGCATCATCGGGCTGGGCAACCGCGGCGGCAGCATGATCGACCTCTTTCTCGCGATGCCGGGCGTCCGCGTCGTCGCCCTGTGCGATCCGGTGAAGGACAAGACCGCCAAGGCCGCCAAGAAGGTCACCGCCGCGGGGCAGCCCGCGCCCGCCGTCTACACCAACGGCGACCACGACTTCGAAAACCTCTGCAAGCGCGGCGACATCGACTTCGTCTACGCGGCCACGCCGTGGGACTGGCACTTCGAGATGGCGAAGACGGCGATGCTCAACGGCAAGCACGTGGGCGTGGAGTGCCCCCTCGCACTGCGTCTGGACCAGCTGTGGGAGCTGGTCCACCTCTCCGAGCGCACCCGCAGACACTGTATGCAGCTGGAGAACTGCTGCTACGGCAGGAACGAGATGCGGGTGCTGCGGATGGCCCATGCGGGCCTGTTCGGCGAGCTGTTGCACGGCGCCGGCGCGTACATCCACGACCTGCGCGGCCTGATGTTCGACCCCAAGTACTACGAGGGGCCGTGGCGGCGGCTGTGGCACACCCGGCTGCGCGGCGACCTCTACCCCAACCACGGTTTCGGCCCGGTCGCCAACTACATGGACCTCAATCGCGGGGACCGCGCCGTACGCATCTCCAGCGTCGGCACCCCGGCCCTGGGGCTGGCCGCGTACCGCAAGGACCACATGCCGGCCGGCGACCCCAGCTGGAAGGAGTCGTACATCGGGAGCGACCGGACGATCAGCCTCGTGCAAACCGCCAAGGGGCGGGTGATCCGGCTGGAGCACGATGTCTCCACCCCGCACCCCTACAGCCGGATCAACAGCCTCGGCGGCACCAAGGGCCTCTTCGAGGACTACCCCGAGCGGATCTATCTGGAGCCGGACCAGAACAACGACGAGTGGGGCGACTTCACCAAGTACGCGGAGTGGGACCACTGGCTCTGGAAGGAGCACGCCAATCCGCCCGGCGGGCACGGCGGCATGGACTACATGCTGGTCTTCCGGCTGACGCAGTGCATGCGGCTCGGCCTCGTACCGGACTTCGACGTCTACGACGCGGCGACCTGGACCGCGCCGGTGCCGCTGAGCGACCTCTCCCTCAAGGCGAACGGCGCCCCGCAGGAGATCCCCGACTTCACCCGCGGACTGTGGAAGAAGGCGCGGCCGGGGATGGATTCGGCCAAGCCGGAGGAGTGA